The Lycium barbarum isolate Lr01 chromosome 9, ASM1917538v2, whole genome shotgun sequence genome has a segment encoding these proteins:
- the LOC132610693 gene encoding photosynthetic NDH subunit of subcomplex B 5, chloroplastic has protein sequence MADSLTISLLSTVPVPNPVLSTKFGESQLKCSVLSRRNSCSISTKIGIKCSGMRSSTRLYAGLTEIEPDINEDPVDRWRTNGIDIEDFVFGKYDDHHTYFESEDKATFWGSIKEDYAAVAPPSGFQGIISWLFLPAIAAGMYFNVPGEYLYIGAAVFTIVFCIIEMDKPSEAHNFEPQIYNMERGARDKLISDYNTMDIWEFNEKYGELWDFTVTKNDIMKR, from the exons ATGGCGGATTCATTAACTATCTCCCTTCTCTCCACTGTTCCAGTTCCTAATCCAGTACTGTCAACAAAATTTGGAGAATCTCAACTCAAATGTAGTGTTCTTTCTCGACGAAACTCATGTTCGATTTCGACGAAAATTGGTATAAAATGCAGTGGAATGAGGTCATCAACAAGATTATATGCAGGGTTGACGGAGATAGAGCCAGATATTAATGAAGATCCTGTTGATCGGTGGAGAACTAATGGCATTGACATT GAAGattttgtgtttggaaagtacgaTGATCATCATACCTACTTCGAGAGTGAAGATAAAG CAACATTTTGGGGATCTATAAAAGAAGATTATGCTGCTGTTGCACCCCCATCAGGATTTCAAG GTATTATTTCATGGCTATTTCTTCCAGCAATTGCAGCTGGAATGTACTTCAATGTTCCA GGGGAGTATTTGTATATTGGAGCAGCTGTGTTTACAATTGTGTTTTGCATTATTGAGATGGATAAACCAAGTGAAGCCCACAATTTTGAGCCTCAGATATATAACATGGAGAGAGGAGCTCGAGACAAGTTAATATCGGATTATAACACCATGGACATTTGGGAATTCAATGAGAAATATGGCGAGCTCTGGGATTTCACTGTTACAAAGAACGATATCATGAAAAGATAG
- the LOC132609067 gene encoding serine/threonine receptor-like kinase NFP, whose protein sequence is MITKPMYGFLLLFFLFTFNQNLCYAQVLPTTTGFTCNPSQFNSCQTYVYYRARGPEFLDLASIGDLFSVSRLMIANPSNISAPNTTLVNDQPLFVPISCSCNTVNTTFGSISYAGLNYTFKSGDTMYGVSTNKFQNLTTFQSVEAINPTVVPENIDIGESIKFPIFCNCPNRTQPRYLVSYVFQPSDNISSIASRFRITPQSIRAINGNNSKIFDTLFIPLSRLPNLTPPAPSNNTQPPPPPPPSPVEQKDRKGQIIGLAIALGICGLLVILVGGLFFREKSKKSEKFSDVERQKSLYVGSKKGSFSNKDVEVNLMADVSDCLDKYKVYKMEQLWEATDGFDERCLIQGSVYKGTIDGEVFAIKKMKWNAREELKILQKVNHGNLVKLEGFCIDPKEANCYLVYEYVENGSLHSWLHSEKTEKLSWKTRLRIATDVASGLLYIHEHTRPRVVHKDIKTSNILLDSNMRAKVANFGLAKSGCNAITMHIVGTQGYIAPEYLADGIVSSKMDVFSFGVVLLELVSGKEAIDDEGKVLWAKIGEFSEGSEERKVKKLQEWMDESLLREEFTMESVMNVMSVAISCLSKDPSRRPGMIEIVYALSKSIDLFSDISEEGLSPRQVTAR, encoded by the exons ATGATAACCAAACCTATGTATGGTTTTTTACTTCTCTTCTTCTTATTCACCTTCAACCAAAATTTATGCTATGCACAAGTTCTACCAACGACAACAGGCTTTACATGTAATCCCAGCCAGTTCAATTCATGTCAAACTTATGTATATTACAGAGCCAGAGGTccagaatttcttgatttagccTCAATTGGTGACCTGTTTTCAGTAAGTAGGCTAATGATTGCAAATCCTAGCAATATTTCTGCCCCAAACACAACTCTTGTCAATGACCAACCACTTTTTGTACCAATCTCATGTTCTTGCAATACAGTCAACACAACTTTTGGTAGCATATCTTATGCTGGTCTTAACTATACTTTCAAATCAGGTGACACTATGTATGGTGTATCAACAAACAAGTTTCAAAATCTAACCACTTTTCAATCTGTTGAGGCTATTAATCCAACTGTTGTGCCAGAAAATATTGACATAGGCGAGTCCATAAAGTTCCCAATTTTTTGCAACTGTCCAAACAGGACACAACCAAGATACCTCGTCAGTTATGTTTTTCAACCTTCTGACAACATTTCTTCAATTGCTTCAAGATTTAGAATAACCCCACAATCTATAAGGGCTATTAATGGAAATAATTCCAAGATTTTTGATACCCTTTTTATCCCTCTTTCTAGGCTACCTAATCTTACACCACCAGCACCTTCAAATAATACCCaaccccctcccccacccccaccctcaccAGTAGAGCAAAAAGACAGAAAAGGACAAATCATAGGATTAGCAATTGCTTTAGGAATTTGTGGGCTATTAGTAATTTTGGTTGGTGGTTTATTTTTTAGAGAAAAATCTAAAAAGAGTGAAAAGTTTAGTGATGTAGAAAGACAAAAAAGTCTATATGTTGGATCAAAAAAGGGGTCTTTTAGTAATAAGGATGTCGAAGTGAATTTGATGGCTGATGTGTCAGATTGTTTGGATAAGTATAAAGTGTATAAAATGGAACAACTTTGGGAAGCAACAGATGGATTTGATGAAAGGTGCTTAATTCAAGGGTCTGTGTATAAAGGTACAATTGATGGTGAAGTGTTTGCAATCAAGAAAATGAAGTGGAATGCCCGTGAGGAACTCAAAATCCTGCAAAAG GTGAACCATGGGAATTTGGTGAAGCTAGAGGGTTTTTGCATAGACCCTAAAGAAGCAAATTGCTACTTAGTTTATGAGTATGTTGAGAATGGTTCACTACATTCATGGCTTCATAGTGAGAAAACTGAAAAATTGAGCTGGAAAACAAGATTAAGAATTGCCACTGATGTTGCAAGTGGTCTCTTATACATCCATGAACACACAAGGCCAAGAGTTGTCCACAAAGACATCAAGACTAGCAACATTCTCCTAGATTCCAACATGAGAGCCAAAGTTGCCAATTTTGGTCTTGCGAAATCAGGATGCAATGCCATAACTATGCACATTGTGGGAACTCAGGGGTACATCGCCCCCGAGTACCTCGCTGATGGGATTGTATCATCTAAGATGGATGTTTTCTCCTTCGGGGTGGTGTTGCTCGAGCTCGTGTCAGGGAAGGAGGCTATTGACGACGAAGGGAAAGTCTTGTGGGCGAAAATTGGTGAATTTTCGGAAGGGAGTGAAGAGAGAAAGGTGAAGAAATTGCAAGAATGGATGGATGAAAGTCTTCTTAGAGAGGAATTTACAATGGAGAGTGTTATGAATGTGATGTCTGTGGCTATTTCTTGTTTGAGTAAAGATCCTTCAAGAAGGCCAGGCATGATTGAAATTGTGTATGCCTTGTCTAAAAGTATTGACCTTTTTTCTGATATCTCAGAGGAGGGACTATCTCCAAGGCAAGTCACAGCAAGATAG
- the LOC132608981 gene encoding serine/threonine receptor-like kinase NFP → MKTKHMYGFLLFFLFIFNQNLCYAQVLPSITGFTCNPNQFNPCQTYVYYRARGPDFLDLASIGDLFSVSRLMIANPSNISAPNTTLVNDQPLFVPISCSCNTINTTFGSISYAGLNYSFIKGDTMIGVSTNKFQNLTTYQYVEAVNPTVIPTNIDVGQSIKFPIFCNCPNRTQPRFLISYVFQPSDNISSIASRFGITPQSIRAINGNNSKIYDTLFIPLSRLSNLTPPAPSNNTQPPPPPPPSLVEQKDRKGQVIGLAIALGICGLLVILVGGLFFREKSKKSEMFSDVERQKSLYVGSKKGSFTSNKDVEVNLMADVSDCLDKYKVYKMEQLWEATDGFDEGCLIQGSVYKGTIDGEVFAIKKMKWNAREELKILQKVNHGNLVKLEGFCIDPKEANCYLVYEYVENGSLHSWLHGEKTEKLSWKTRLRIATDVANGLLYIHEHTRPRVVHKDIKTSNILLDSNMRAKVANFGLAKSGCNAITMHIVGTQGYIAPEYLTDGIVSTKMDVFSFGVVLLELVSGKEAIDDEGKVLWAKIGKFSEGSEERKVRKLQEWMDESLLREEFTMESVVNVMSVAISCLSKDPSRRPGMIEIVYALSKSIDVFSDISDEGLSPRQVTAR, encoded by the exons ATGAAAACAAAACATATGTATGGTTTTTTACTTTTCTTCTTATTCATCTTCAACCAAAATTTATGCTATGCACAAGTTCTACCAAGCATAACAGGCTTCACCTGTAATCCCAACCAGTTCAATCCATGTCAAACTTATGTATATTACAGAGCTAGAGGTCCAGACTTTCTTGATTTAGCCTCAATTGGTGACCTTTTTTCAGTAAGTAGGCTAATGATTGCAAATCCTAGCAATATTTCTGCCCCAAACACAACTCTTGTCAATGACCAACCACTTTTTGTACCAATCTCATGTTCTTGCAATACCATCAATACAACTTTTGGTAGCATATCTTATGCTGGTCTTAACTATAGTTTCATAAAAGGTGACACTATGATTGGTGTATCAACAAACAAGTTTCAAAATCTAACCACTTATCAATATGTTGAGGCTGTTAATCCAACTGTTATACCTACAAATATTGACGTAGGTCAGTCCATAAAGTTCCCAATTTTTTGCAACTGTCCAAACAGGACACAACCAAGATTCCTCATCAGTTATGTTTTTCAACCTTCTGACAACATTTCTTCAATTGCTTCAAGATTTGGAATAACCCCACAATCTATAAGGGCTATTAATGGAAATAATTCCAAGATTTATGATACCCTTTTTATCCCTCTTTCTAGGCTATCTAATCTTACACCACCAGCACCTTCAAATAATACCCaaccccctcccccacccccaccctcactAGTAGAGCAAAAAGACAGAAAAGGACAAGTCATAGGATTAGCAATTGCTTTAGGAATTTGTGGGCTATTAGTAATTTTGGTTGGTGGTTTATTTTTTAGAGAAAAATCTAAAAAGAGTGAAATGTTTAGTGATGTAGAAAGACAAAAAAGTCTATATGTTGGATCAAAAAAGGGGTCTTTTACTAGTAATAAGGATGTTGAAGTGAATTTGATGGCTGATGTATCAGATTGTTTGGATAAGTATAAAGTGTATAAAATGGAACAACTTTGGGAAGCAACAGATGGATTTGATGAAGGGTGTTTGATTCAAGGTTCTGTGTATAAAGGTACAATTGATGGTGAAGTGTTTGCAATCAAGAAAATGAAGTGGAATGCCCGTGAGGAACTCAAAATCCTGCAAaag GTGAACCATGGGAATTTGGTGAAGCTAGAGGGTTTTTGCATAGACCCTAAAGAAGCAAATTGCTACTTAGTTTATGAGTATGTTGAAAATGGTTCACTCCATTCTTGGCTTCATGGTGAGAAAACTGAAAAATTGAGCTGGAAAACAAGATTAAGAATTGCCACTGATGTTGCAAATGGTCTCTTATACATCCATGAACATACAAGGCCAAGAGTTGTCCACAAAGACATCAAGACTAGCAACATTCTCCTAGATTCCAACATGAGAGCCAAAGTTGCCAATTTTGGGCTTGCTAAATCAGGATGCAATGCCATAACCATGCACATTGTGGGAACTCAAGGCTACATCGCCCCCGAGTACCTCACCGATGGGATTGTATCGACTAAGATGGATGTTTTCTCCTTCGGGGTGGTGTTGCTCGAGCTCGTGTCAGGTAAGGAGGCTATTGACGACGAAGGGAAAGTCTTGTGGGCGAAAATTGGCAAATTTTCAGAAGGGAGTGAAGAGAGGAAGGTGAGGAAGTTGCAAGAATGGATGGATGAAAGTCTTCTTAGAGAGGAATTTACAATGGAGAGTGTTGTGAATGTGATGTCTGTGGCTATTTCTTGTTTGAGTAAAGATCCTTCAAGAAGGCCAGGGATGATTGAAATTGTGTATGCCTTGTCTAAAAGTATTGATGTATTTTCTGATATCTCAGATGAGGGACTATCTCCAAGGCAAGTCACGGCAAGATAG
- the LOC132609337 gene encoding transcription factor UNE12-like translates to MASNQQEGYADDFLEQILAIPSYADVGTPSETSSFNTSASAVSHHLNNSVAGGGLHQQPLFPLGLSLDNGRDDVTDPAAYAVKHEREGMNIGNLYAGLEQHLHSHAVRHAVPPVHHVQPFQGPPTTSTTVTVPHPPSIRPRVRARRGQATDPHSIAERLRRERISERIKALQELVPSCNKTDRAAMLDEILDYVKFLRLQVKVLSMSRLGGASAVAQLVADIPLQSVEGDSGESRSNQHIWDKWSNADTEQEVAKLMEEDVGAAMQYLQSKSLCIMPISLAALIYPTQQPDDQSLVKPEPAAPS, encoded by the exons ATGGCGTCAAACCAACAGGAAGGCTACGCAGATGATTTCTTAGAGCAAATTCTGGCGATTCCTTCTTATGCTGATGTTGGCACTCCCTCTGAAACGTCGTCGTTTAACACCTCGGCGAGTGCCGTATCTCATCATCTTAATAACTCTGTTGCTGGCGGCGGACTACATCAGCAACCCTTGTTTCCCTTGGGATTAAGCTTGGATAACGGACGTGATGACGTCACCGACCCTGCTGCTTATGCTGTCAAGCAT GAAAGAGAAGGGATGAATATCGGAAATTTATATGCAGGTCTAGAACAACATTTGCATTCTCATGCAGTTCGACACGCTGTGCCTCCTGTTCACCATGTCCAG CCTTTTCAAGGTCCACCAACGACGAGCACAACAGTAACTGTACCGCACCCACCTTCAATTCGTCCTAGGGTTCGAGCTCGAAGGGGACAAGCCACAGATCCACATAGCATTGCTGAGAGG CTGAGAAGAGAGAGGATATCAGAAAGAATAAAGGCTTTGCAGGAACTGGTACCCAGCTGCAATAAG ACAGATAGGGCCGCAATGCTTGATGAGATTCTGGACTATgtgaagttcttaaggcttcAAGTTAAG GTACTGAGCATGAGTAGGCTAGGAGGAGCCAGTGCGGTGGCACAACTTGTTGCTGACATTCCGTTGCAATCTGTGGAG gGGGACAGTGGTGAAAGTAGATCCAACCAGCATATCTGGGATAAGTGGTCCAATGCCGACACAGAACAAGAGGTTGCTAAGCTCATGGAGGAAGATGTTGGCGCGGCCATGCAATACCTTCAGTCTAAATCCCTCTGCATCATGCCCATATCACTCGCTGCACTCATCTATCCTACTCAGCAACCGGATGACCAGTCACTGGTCAAGCCTGAACCGGCAGCCCCATCATAG